The following is a genomic window from Theobroma cacao cultivar B97-61/B2 chromosome 10, Criollo_cocoa_genome_V2, whole genome shotgun sequence.
AAGCTTTGCTTTCTGCTTGTTGCTTGCTTTCCCATGTCTGTTTCTCTGAAAGCCAACATGTTTCCACTTTCCAGTCAAATGCGCCACACTCCAATGAGTTAGCTCGAGCTACTGCACTCTCTTTGCATAACTCTGTCGCATGCCTCAAAGAGACCACTTCCAATGAAGAAAGTAAGATACCCCATGGGATATTTTTCATGACAAACACTTAACGTAtaccctttttcttctttttccagaTGTCTTTGTGTCATGTTCTTACTTCTAATTGAATTTTAGACAATTGTAAGAGAAGACTGTTGCTGTTGGGAGTTGGAGCTGtaacagtaagtttactcccTGCAACTTCCCTTCTTGCTGAAGGTATTATAAACATATAGTTATATCAATAAAGCACTTTATGAccttaaatttatcaaattatcTCAATGCCTTGTTTTGGTCATTTTGGCAGAGATACCACAAAACTATCAAGCTTTTGTTGACATTCTAGATGGGTATTCCTATTACTACCCATCAGATTGGAGAGTAAGTTAAATGGGAATGCTAACAAGTTGGAAGCCTTGGTTATGGCTGTAGATTCCCTACATAATTTCTGTTTTGTTGCTTCTTGTTAGGAATTTGACTTCAGGGGACATGATTCTGCATTCAAGGACAAATTTCTTCAACTGCAAAATGTTAGGGTGAGATTCATACCAACTGATAAGAAAGATATCCATGATTTGGGGCCAATAGAAGAGGTAAAAAATGGCAGTTTTCTTGCTTCCCTTAATGTTTTGAGTGAAAAATAGATTTACATGGTTTCTTTGCTTACAGGTAGTTTATAATTTGGTGAACCATGTTTATGCTGCACCAAATCAAATGGTCAATATACTTGACATGCAAGAGGTTTGTCCAGAATACATGCAATTCTCTGTCAGTTCTATTGATCAGATAACAGTCTAGCCTTAGCTTTAATTGTTAGTCTGACAAATTCCTTTCGGGGCAAACCTTCTACATGCAGAGAACTACAGATGGGAAAAACTATTACACCTTTGAATACGCACTCGCCTCTCCAAACTATGCCAGTGCTTCCTTTGCAACAATAGCCATTGGAAATGGTGAAGCATTCACCCTTTTCGTACTAGTTTACTCATAACCAGTCCTTGAACAATAGCTTAGCCATAGACAAGACATAAGCAGTTGACAACaaggttttctttcatttgaTATCTTTACTTGGATGTTGAAGATGTGAAGTACAACCAGGTGAGAGATTTAGTAGTGTTTTTTAGGCTATTGACTTGCATTTCTTTACAGGGAGATATTACACACTGGTTGTTGGAGCACTTGAGAGAAGGTGGAGAAGGGTCCGGAACAAGCTGAAAGTGGTGGCCGACTCTTTCAAGGTGCTTGACATCTGAAACTGCAAGTGTCTCAGAGCTGGGCAAATCCTCAAAAAGAGACGATTATCTTCTGCTTCCCTGTACATACCTGGAGACAATGAGAATCTCTCATAGTTTACTTCCCCTATTGCTACCATccatttcttgattttgttaAAGAGGCTTCCAGGAGTGCTAAACAATCACAATTTCTTGTATGTTTCAAACCATCAATCAATTTACCAGGAGTAACTACTCTTTATCTGAGCATCAAAAGCTTTGCAGGGCATAAAATATGGAAAGAGGTTTACCTCAAAAAGCCTCAAGAAGCAAAAATAATggcaaagtagaaaatttttaaattaaccGCATCTTTATTTACAGAGATTACAACAGTTTTTCCTCTTCTAAACTTTCTTTCAGTAttcaaaagttgaaaattttacagccAAACACATACATCATCCAAGCTCTGGTGACAGGAGTTGCAGAAATTCATAGAAATCGGGGGCAAAATCTGAAACAGGAAAATCCCAGAAACACACCTCAATAGGACTAAAATTATCAACCCTTCTCTGattaataaacaaaatcaatacACCATGGAGACAAAGCACAACCCCAATCTAATGCTGCTTGCCCCCATAAAGAATATGGATCTATCCCTCAACAGCCACCCAAACTCCAAAAACCCCTAATTCTAAGCACTACTTTTAAACAATGTAACTACAGCCGCTGCTATGCCTA
Proteins encoded in this region:
- the LOC18586193 gene encoding photosynthetic NDH subunit of lumenal location 1, chloroplastic, producing MAMSSVSLNWVPATLTNKSNAPHSNELARATALSLHNSVACLKETTSNEENNCKRRLLLLGVGAVTVSLLPATSLLAEEIPQNYQAFVDILDGYSYYYPSDWREFDFRGHDSAFKDKFLQLQNVRVRFIPTDKKDIHDLGPIEEVVYNLVNHVYAAPNQMVNILDMQERTTDGKNYYTFEYALASPNYASASFATIAIGNGRYYTLVVGALERRWRRVRNKLKVVADSFKVLDI